In the genome of Raphanus sativus cultivar WK10039 chromosome 9, ASM80110v3, whole genome shotgun sequence, the window CTGAGCATGTTATAAAGCCTCATTCCACCAATTCCAATATGATAAGGTAGCTGTTGGGTGTTCTTCCATTCTTTCTCGACTCAATACCACTTTAAATTTCACGATTTCAAACACAGGTCTGATTCTAATGCAAATGTACATATATACCTACTAAAAGCAATGATTTAGTACCAAAtacccaaaatatatttatttaccaaAACTGATATACCTGAAATATATTCAAACACAGGTCTGATATTTTTATGAGTATAGTTTTAAGgggtaaaaaaaaagttttatgggTTATTCGAACAtgcaattaatatatttataaaatataaactatttaaacaaatatattaacatagTTATATCATAAACCATTACATTAACATAAATCAATGCAAGAAAATATGGGGCAAtagtttaattatttcatatatatatatatatatagatatatatatatatatatatcaaactgTAATTAGAAATtagatatataacaaaaatatataacaaaactaaaattaataaataattaaatatctaatgtgaataataaaattaacttataaatttaaaataaatcaaaaataaaatatcaaaaacattctaataacatgtgaacaacaaataaataaataaatgattttatttttggtgtCTTCATTTATATTGAGAACACTCCGAAGACGGAGATTTCAAACCATAATGCCGCTGATTCTTAGTGTCACTAAGCAGGTAAAATCGAAGTTTCCTTTCCTTATTTTTTGTGGTTTCCATATCTGATTTGGAGTTTTCTTGTACATCGAGTTATTGGCTATCACTGCAGATTCTTTTCATCGACGAATGGTAATGGTAAGTTGTTTCTTATTAGATTTGTTACTTGATTCATTTTTTGATGAATGTTTTTCTTCGGAGGCTAAAAATGGTTTAGTGTTTAAGGTTATGTGGAAGAAGTATTTGACTGATACTGACCAAAATTACATAGCTCAGCtagtaccacatcctttggtgtcataaaaaagaagagaatagtAGTGATTGAATTAATATTAGTGTAAACGACGATGTATGATCATTTGTAATGGATGGTTCCCTTAGccatattgtttatttttctatttttgaaatattgtttGTTTTAGAAACTTTTTGGATTTGAATAATACTGCTGATAAATTGCATAGTTCAGCCAGTACCACGACCTCGTGCCCATTGAGAAACCCAAAAACATTTCAAGGAAATCATAATCTTAATCATACCGCCAAATCTTAGTGCAGTCATTGTGCAGAGACAAACATCTTATTTTCCTTTCTCTACTTTCCGTATTTGATTGTGATTTCCATCTatgattcaaaattttcttcCACAGCGAGTGATTGACAAATTCTTTTCATCAACTAATATCACTGCTAATAAGTTGTTTCCTTACTAGATCTATCAAACTTAttatttgtttccatttctAATACAATGTTTCACTCGATGACTTCTCTTGTGTCATAGCTAGTTCTTTATCAATTTCAGATTTCGCTGACAAATTTTTTTCATGTTTGACAATTTTAATTTCAAGTAATTCTACTTTCTAATCTTTCCTCCTTAGGCTTCTCTATAAGTTGTGGATGAATCACAATTTTGATGTTTATTGAAACACaaaattacaatataaaaaCAGACAAAATGTCGGAGGGAGAAGGCACTTCTCGAAGATCCTCGGTTTTACCTTTTAATTGAGAAATATGcttgatcatatatatatatatatataatatttgaataGCTTTGTCACTGATTCTATTTTATCTCAGGATAACGATGTTTTCCTCAAAGACTATGTTGAAGCCCATCTGAAGTTATCTGAACTCGGGTAAGTAACACATAATtatctcatttttttcttcttatgtAAAATCTTTGGTTGTTTTGATCTAATTGTCAGGTTTGCTAGCAAGGAGTGATGAACTGGAATCTGGTGCTCAAGTTTATTTGAATATAGCTTTGGTTCATGGTTACTATTTGACTTGGTTAGTTCGATGTGTTTAAGCTGAAAGCCTGAAACTCTTCCCCATTTTACGTTTAATGAATCAAAAGTAAACTAATGTTTATTATTATAGCTTCTTCCAAAATTCAATCTTTTAAGCATTACCAGTTCATTTGAAAGATTTCATAAGTAAGAATTTTTGCAGTATTTTAAAAGATTTGAGAggatttatgtttcttttttaattatgaatGATAATTAAGCCTAAATGGTCCAAAATCTCCAACATGATAGCTTGAATGATTCCTAGTTATCAAAGGCATGTATGCAACTTGCATCTTTTTATGATTAACAATATGGCTAAGGGAACCATCCATTACAAATGATCATACATCGTCGTTTACACTAATATTAATTCAATCACTActattctcttctttttatgacaccaaaggatgtggtactaGCTGAGCTATGTAATTTTTGGTCAGTATCAGTCAAATACTTCTTCCACATAACCTTAAACACTAAACCATTTTTAGCCTTCGAAGAAAAACATTCATCAAAAAATGAATCAAGTAACAAATCTAATAAGAAACAACTTACCATTACCATTCGTCGATGAAAAGAATCTGCAGTGATAGCCAATAACTCGATGTACAAGAAAACTCCAAATCAGATATGGAAACCACAAAAAATGTCGGAGGGAGAAGGCACTTCTCGAAGATCCTCGGTTTTACCTTTTAATTGAGAAATATGcttgatcatatatatatatataatatttgaataGCTTTGTCACTGATTCTATTTTATCTCAGGATAACGATATTTTCCTCAAAGACTATGTTGAAGCCCATCTGAAGTTATCTGAACTCGGGTAAGTAACACATAATTATctcgttttttttcttcttatgtAAAATATTTGGTTGTTTTGATCTAATTGTCAGGTTTGCTAGCAAGGAGTGATGAACCGGAATCTGGTGCTAACGTTTATTTGAATATAGCTTTGGTTCATGGTTACTATTTGACTTGGTTAGTTCGATGTGTTTAAGCTGAAAGCCTGAAACTCTTCCCCATTTTACGTTTAATGAATCAAAAGTAAACTAATGTTAATTATTATAGCTTATTCCAAAATTCAATCTTTTAAGCATTACCAGTTCATTTGAAAGATTTCATAAGTAAGAATTTTTGCAGTATCTTAAAAGATTTGAGAggatttatgtttcttttttaattatgaatGATAATTAAGCCTAAATGGTCCAAAATCTCCAACATGATAGCTTGAATGATTCCTAGTTATCAAAGGCATGTATGCAACTTGcatctttttatgatttttgtctTTTCGTTTCTAATTTAAGTTTCGTAAACTTTAACgtcgtgatttttttttctttttacagcCTTACAGGATATCAATCCATATAAAACTATAACCCATAGTAGGCATATATATCATTATGAAATATTTCCcaacaaaaacaattaatacGCATATATATccgataaaaataaataaataaataaaaattaggaGGAAGGGTGGAAGCAATTCCTCCTATCTAGGTACGTAATTTCTCATCAATTTCCTAATTTCCTAATCCTTGCTAACTTACAAAGTTCAAAAGGAAAAACTTTTTTTCTCTATTGATGccctctctctatatatatacacactacTACCACATGCTccttgttattttttttatatatttgtgcaCCAAACAAACTAACACGTATGTCTCGTGAAAGCTTTCTTGATTCTTCCGCTGAGAAACCAAAGCCTCCTCGAGAAAGTCTCGTCTCCTCTTCTTCAGCTTCAGCGTCAGGGGAAAAGGCAATGCCGCCAACTCGCAAACTCGAAATCACATCCATATCGGCGGAGGCTCTCCTCGACGGTAGAAAACCGGTGAAGAAGAACGCCTTCGTGGCCTTCGAAATCGCTGGGGATCACTGCAGCGGGGGAGGGATTATGAGAACGAGGGCGGACGAGGTCGGTGGGGATTATCCGGTGTGGGAAGATAAGCTAGAGACGGAGTTTTCGTTGCCGGCGGAGAAGAAAGAGAGTTTCATGTACGTCGGTGTTTACTGCCAGGTCTCCGGCGGTGGGATGGATAAGAAGGTGGGAACGGCACGTGTGCCGTTGAAGGATTTTACGGGAGGAGGATATGCGCCGGAGGGGTTTCTGCATTGTTTGAGTTACAGGTTGTGGGACGAGTACGGGAAGAGGAACGGTATTGTCAATTTCTCGGCGAGGATCGTGCCGGATAATAAGAGCGCCGGTACGCGTTCGTTTTGGTTAAGGTAGTTTTTAATTAGGGTTTAGGAATAATCAATCATCTACTATGGATACCcgattggtttgttttggtttcttcaTGTGGTTTGTAACGTTCGATCGGTCTAACTGAAACTAATTTGATCGGTCTAGAAACATATTCCTAGTGAAATCGAGActagttataatatatatatatatctagaaTTGGTTTGCAGTCGCTAACAAAGTTCTTCAACATTGTGTATGATAATGATACCTAGCCTAATTGATATTTGTGTTATTGCAAATTAAGAGGaagatgataatatttgtttgtaGCTCAAGATCATAATGTGAATACTCAACTCAAACCTCAGAGTCTCTCGGTTAGAGTTAAGTAGAAATCAATGTAGATGCGAAAACCCAATCTTGGATTACATGTTAAGATATCAACCTtgagaaaaatagaatggagagaGTGAGCGGGGGCTAAACCTCAAGGAGAAAAAAGATAGCAGTCAGGGGATGATGATTCTGGGTTTTTTTCTGAAAGCAGGGGGAATGGTTCTTCTGTTGAGAGAATCGAGTTTGTGAATCCCTTCTTCTACACACTCTCGCATTCTCTTCACAAGTATAGGTATGTTAGCAGCGTTCCTCGACACCGTTTCGTGGAGCTGGATCTTTCTCTGCCCACACTCTTGCTCTTCAGTTCCCAACAACACAAGAGGTACTTCTGCTTCTGCAGAATTATAAAAAAGACATGGCAGGTTGGTCGAAATATCAGCATACAGATTAGATTATATAACAGAGGAGGAAGGTAGTATTTGATAGCTCAATCATCAAAGCCAAGCTCATCTGCTGGAGGCTCAAAACTTATCAAAACAAACCAATTACGCACATTCTTACAAAAAGACTAATCAATtaattttttcaacaaacaGTCATAAGACATGTGAATAGGATCTGACCAGGAAGTAACCAAACAACCAACTTtacaaaaagagagagagaagacggAACCTGCTGAGATAGTGAGGGGTTTCAACGACGGAAGAGGATCCGTTAGGGTGGTTTGCCTGTACTCTGATATCTTCTTGCACATCTCCCTGACATCTGACTCCAACTTCTccacttctccttcctcttccaCCTCCCACTCAGCATCTCCGGCCATTCAATTTTTAAATCCTCCGTTGAGATTTGATTCGTCTTTATTTAGGTTTCAAAAAATGCTGTGAGTGGTTAACATAACGATACTTTTGACCACAATATGGCGCCGttttgagtgtttttttttttgctttttctttgttattatttagCAAATATCACCATCCCCCTTGGTGTCCCCTCTCTCCTTCAAGGGAGTGAGAAGAAAACTGGAATCAATTCATACATTATCCTCTTCTTTTGCTTGCTactcattcttttttttatggACATAACATTTATACTGTTGTGTACACTATTATTCATTTTACAACAAGCTCACTTATTTTTGGATACAACTGAAAACTTTGTTTCGACTCCCTCCACCCAACGGCTTCACTCCAGTTTGGTCTCTTTGACCCTTGGAAGCAAACCAAGATCCGAAACAGCTTCACCTACAAGTTTTTACAGTAACACAACGTTACAAAGATACCACCTTTAGGAGTGCAATTATAAAGCGAAAGAAGTTAATACCATGCATTCGTTTGACGAATCTCTCGAACTCTATAAAGTTTTGAGACTCCAGCAGAGTACGGTTGAGCCTGAGGTAAGTGAAACAAGATAGGTGGCGACCATCAGGGTCGTTGAGTGGCTTTGCGTTTTCAAGAATCTTGTTGTAACCTTCTCTGTCATAACAAGGAAGAGCATTCTCACTAGCTACAGGTATATTCGCATCCCATGCTGCATTCAGCACCTGAAACCCAAAAGTGGGAACTTGGAGATTTTGCAAACTTAAACCAGTTATAAGAGCCAAATCACTAATGTACCTGCCAAACTAGACCTTCTGGGTCAGCCAGTGCCTCTGGAAAATCCTCATGTTGTGCAAGTGTTCGTAACTCCACGCATGTGAAGTTGAGAGCAGCGTCATGTTTCTTCAGCATTGCTGCTATTGGACCGTAGCCATCACGGTTTGAGGAGTTGTAGAATCCAGCAGTGAGTTCAGCTGCATGACTAGCTGTTTTATACCACCAGTGTATACCTGAGAGCTACTCTCCAGAAATGAAAAACGATTTTATTCAGAGAAGccggaaaagaaaaaacatactTTTCTCGATAgagctttgtttttgttttcacctTTGCAGCGATGCAGTTTCCTTCGAAAGCCAAGTTAGCCATAGAAAGAACACGATCACCATGGTCAATGAGAACTCTGGAGTACCAATTAAGAAAGAATCTGCCGTAGTAGCTGTCATAGTCACCTCCATCGCGAAAGAAACCAGTCCCGTGTGGTGTTGAGTTATAAGACTCAGTGTTGTCAGGTCCTCTGCCCCAAAAGCTGTGCCCTCTCACCTCTGCAGCCTCCTTTAAGCTCTTCATCAAATATTTATCATAACACTGCCCAGAGACAGTAGATACACGTGAGTAAACTAACAAGTATTTTGAATATggttttctttaaaaagaaaGAGTACCTGGAATTCACCAATACCAGGATACTTCCAGCCGTGCTGAGCAGGATAGGAAGGATACCTGAGCTCCCCACATGGACCTAGTCCAACTTCAATCTCAGTGATGATTTTATCCTCAAAGAATTCATCAAACTCCACACGAAAGCTTCGCATGTAATCAAAGTAAACCTACACAAGGATACCCTCAATCATGAGAAAGAAAGTGATTTTATCAAATGGAATAAGAGTAGAGAAAAGGGCACTAATACCTCGAGAGCAGTCCTTCCTCTTAAAACACGTTGCTTGTCAATACCCCAAGTAAGGCATTCAGAGTTACGCAAGCCTGCCCTGTCAGTGAAGTATATGTCAGGATTGGTTTGACCAATCTCTCTTACCCACTGGGGGAGTTGGATATGCACATCGTCTCCAACATTGCCTCCGCATTCATGGAACGACATAACAACCTGAAGAAGAACATGAAACACTTTTTAATCACTAAAATActtttaagagagagagagagaggaaactGATGAGAATACCTGTATCTTAAGTCCAAGCTGGCGTATCATGTGAAAGAGTTTCTTGTAACCGCTCCAGTTATAGACCTGAGGGGTATGAGACTCGACAATGCCCCACCAACAGTCAACCATTACACCATCAACATTAACCGACTTGAGGGTTCTCAACTGATCCAAAAGCTCTTCCGGTTCAACCACTTCCGATTTCATATCAATCACTCCCAACTACATCATCATTCATTCAAAATTACTCaaccaaaaacacacacatcCATCTGAAAAATCAAGAATACAGACTTACTGGTAGCATAACATAGACGGGAACAGACGCTGTGCCGGCAAAATCACGCTCTTCAAAACGCACAAatggctcctcctcctcctcctcatcatcatcagcctAAGCATATGGAAATGTAAAAGTCAAGTTACGATCACTAAAAACGAGTGAACGAACTCTAAATGTTACTTACGAGCTGCTGATGATGATCTTCGATACGAGCTCGATCCTCCTCCTCCCCAACACTCTCTCCTCTCTGTTTCGCTTTGGCAAAAACCAAAGGCCTAGCACCAGAGGAGACACCACGCCATTCTCCAACGCGCGATCTCCGAGCAGAAGATACTACTCTCGCCGGAGCACCGAGCTTCACGGTCACTGGACATGTAACAACAAGACTATGAATCAACCTCATCGCCATAACTAACAGACTCAGAGAGATGACTGACTAGTGACTACATATGGGGGCAAATCAACTGAAAGCACGTGAATGCTTTTTCATGGATCCAATTTTGAAACACACAAATACATATAAAGAGTGTTTGGGGATTCACTCAGATCCGTCCGTTGAGTaacttgttcttttttttgtcttttaatcATACACGTGGCGCTATGTCGGTCAAATTTCCTACGTCGGACAACCCTCCCTCGCGCGTGTCAAATTTATCAATGGGCTTTGGAGATATAAACTTATTGGGCCCTTTaaatcaatctctctctctcagctcTCTGTATTAAAAAGGCCTAATGCGCTCGTCAAACACATGCTTCCTCATTCTAcattattttgagtttttctttGGTCCATGCAGTTTTATAATTCTGCTGTGTTTTATAATTGTTTGACTGtactactcttttttttttgactaaaggctTATTGACTGTACTATTTGCACCAGTTTATATCaattttcaagttttatttttcaaagaaaaatatgatttatataaacgatgtaaaaaaaattatcttatcCCTGAAGATAGTGCATTATCGTGGAAAAGAATAGTGCAAAAACAAATACTGTATGTCAGTTGTGTCGCCCGTCATCAATGCTCCCTATGTTGCTGCATTTTAAACAAAATCAGTgtcctttgattttttttttgaatttcacTGTTTTCGCTTTGGCACCAGCACTCAGTTACTAtgctttcgttttttttttacctttctcCTTTTTGTCGCTTTCCTTGAATACAATCTGATGAAGGATCCCATTTGTATCATACAGTTTCAGAGTCTGATTTATCAGTCAATAATAATATAGACACTGACCATGTTCTTCAAATCTATTAAGCAcccattcaaatattttttttttaaacacaaaagaatatatatgtgGTTGTGTTATGTTGGAAAGAGACAATTTAATAGGTGTAGAATTAAACACAAAGTTTTGTCGTTACGTAAATGAATATGCATGCAACCACAAAGTGGTTCATTACTGCTAATTAATGTGGGATTCGTGGACAGAGATGGCTCAATAATACTAGCCTTCATTTCAGCTTTCTCTTTCTCAACTGGTCTTTCATTGCCTTCTTTATTGGGACTTTATTTTTCTATGCTACCTTTTACTTTCTTCCAAAATACTAGTACCGTGAAGGTATAAACCAATGTTCTAAAAAAACGGTCTAGGCGGCCGCCTAGACGGCGCTTAGGCGGTAAGCGTTATAGGACCGTGGCGATTACTCTTTAAACCGcctaaataattacaatattataataataaataatatataatttttattcataaattataataattaatatatggtaatatatattcttacgaaaataatttttatcatatataaataatagtttttactattattaagtataaaatattacatatatttaatatattgctataatttataaacgccTAAACTGCTTAACTAATAGTCTAGGCGTCCGCTTAGTCGTTCTAGGCGCTAAACATTAGGTCGCCGCCCGCTTAGCGCATATCGCTTTCTTGAATACTGGTATAAACAAATAACACTAGATGTATAGATAAAGCATTGTTATTTGAGGTTTCATAAACTTGCACAGTTGTGTATtcgtttctaattttttaattcgACGGCTTAGTACCTAGGAGTATCTAATTATGGAATTATTCGGATCAAATGCGCATTTATATCTAACATAGAAATTGGAATCTTAATTATCCAATAGTATATTCCACTTTTTTGCAACTACGTGTAAGCACATTCTGTTTGTCATATAGTATTTGAGAACGAGtaatggaatttttttttaattatttacattgATGAAAAACAAACCAAGAGGTTCCATCTTTTTGAGGTAAACGTATGTTCAATTCCCACATAACAAGATCATAAAACTTGACTTGTATTATTTactaacacacacacacacacacaaaaaaacctAGAGATGCGTATTAATAATTAGTAACTTATGGAGTATaacttttaatagtttaaaatttttaagcGGAAATCCATACATTCCCGGCCCCTCGACCTAAAATGAAATGATTAACAATACCATAATAGTACAACGTACGTAAAACATCattcaaaaatctaaaacacaTTATGGTACTACGTTAGTAATAGTAGCATAGGTTGAATAtagttttttctattaaaaagagagagattaaaGTAGTGTTCTGTTGCGTAGGTTGAATAAACCTCCTAGAAGTTTTTTTGGTCACTGAATATTAGAAACTATGCaatttccttgatatgtttcaAAGACTTCTTAAGATCCGTCTTCTGGCTAAGAAGAGGTGACGAGATTTATTTCTGATGGAATTTATGTATTCCATTGCTCCACTGATTTATTTTCTAGGACCACCTGTTGATTTGAGAATCCCTCCACTGGCATTATAAATAAGCTTCTATCATGTTTGGATGGGTGCTCGCCACCTGTAGATTCGAGCATTATATCTTCATTTCATCAATCGATCCtgctaattgccaattggtgaGAAGGTATATATAGTACTCTCAGTTTAGTTCAAGATCAGTTTGCTATTTTACATGTATGTTAAAACCTCTAGTTGGCATTTTTTTGTTGGAACAGCCTACATGGTTGTTCACTTGTTCATACTAAATGTCAATCCCATTCTTGTTAGGGTGAATTCTCGGTAAAACTGATCGATGTTGAGCCCACTTGTATGCTATGTGGCCTCGATCTTTCCCGAATCAAGGAATCATCCTTTTTTTTAACAGGCTAGCATTTATGACATATGAAATGAACAAAGCAATCTCTACCATTATGGTCTCTCTGGTTCCAAAATCCCACTCATTACCTTTCAAAATGTTTTGAGAGTGGGTGCAAAACAAATCTATCTTACTTTAAAATAGTGGACCCAaatttggttaagatttgggaAGCTTTCGGTCAGAGTGTTAGTTGTTTCTGTCTTGCTTCCGTTTCGACGGGGCTGCTTTATGCTTCTTCCGTGATCAATTAT includes:
- the LOC108825071 gene encoding uncharacterized protein LOC108825071 — encoded protein: MAGDAEWEVEEEGEVEKLESDVREMCKKISEYRQTTLTDPLPSLKPLTISAEAEVPLVLLGTEEQECGQRKIQLHETVSRNAANIPILVKRMRECVEEGIHKLDSLNRRTIPPAFRKKPRIIIP
- the LOC108828448 gene encoding beta-amylase 2, chloroplastic, producing the protein MAMRLIHSLVVTCPVTVKLGAPARVVSSARRSRVGEWRGVSSGARPLVFAKAKQRGESVGEEEDRARIEDHHQQLADDDEEEEEEPFVRFEERDFAGTASVPVYVMLPLGVIDMKSEVVEPEELLDQLRTLKSVNVDGVMVDCWWGIVESHTPQVYNWSGYKKLFHMIRQLGLKIQVVMSFHECGGNVGDDVHIQLPQWVREIGQTNPDIYFTDRAGLRNSECLTWGIDKQRVLRGRTALEVYFDYMRSFRVEFDEFFEDKIITEIEVGLGPCGELRYPSYPAQHGWKYPGIGEFQCYDKYLMKSLKEAAEVRGHSFWGRGPDNTESYNSTPHGTGFFRDGGDYDSYYGRFFLNWYSRVLIDHGDRVLSMANLAFEGNCIAAKLSGIHWWYKTASHAAELTAGFYNSSNRDGYGPIAAMLKKHDAALNFTCVELRTLAQHEDFPEALADPEGLVWQVLNAAWDANIPVASENALPCYDREGYNKILENAKPLNDPDGRHLSCFTYLRLNRTLLESQNFIEFERFVKRMHGEAVSDLGLLPRVKETKLE